In Truepera sp., the sequence CATGCCGTCCACGCTGGATACCGCCCGAAGCGCCACCGTGTTGGCGTACGTGCGGCCGTCGCCCATGACCCCGACGGATTTGAGCGGCGTGAGTACGGCGAACGCCTGCCAAGTATCGTGGTACAGATCGAACTCGCGCAGGGCCGAGATGAACAGGTCGTCCACGCGCCTGAGGACGTCGAGGCGCTCGTTGGTCACCTCACCGATGATGCGGACTGCCAGGCCGGGGCCGGGGAACGGATGGCGGTCGCGCAGGTGCGGCGGCAGGCCGAGCCGCTCCGCCACCTCGCGCACCTCGTCCTTGAACAGCTTCCTGAAGGGTTCCACCAGCTCGAACTCCAGGTCCGCAGGCAGGCCGCCCACGTTGTGATGCGACTTGATGTTCGCGGCGCCCGGCACGCCCGCCGATTCGATGACGTCGGGGTAGAGCGTGCCCTGCGCCAGGAAGCGGATGGGTCCCGCCTCGGCCTGGAGGTTGCGCGCCTCGCGCGAGAAGAGTTCGATGAACTCGCGGCCGATTATCTTGCGCTTGGTTTCCGGGTCGGTGACGCCAGCGAGGGCCGACACGAAACGCGCCGAGGCGTCGATCACGTGCAGGTTCACGCCTAGGGCGCGCAGGGCGCCCTCTACCTCGAGGGCCTCGCCGAGCCGCAGCAGGCCGTGATCCACGAAGACGGCCACGAGTTGCTCGCCGATGGCCCGGTGCAGCAGGAGGCCGAGCGTCGTCGAGTCGACGCCGCCGGAGATCCCCAGAAGGACTCGTTCGGCGCCGACCTGCTCGCGCACCTGCGCCACCGCCGAGTCCAGGATGCCCGCGGGCGTCCAGTCGCGCGCGACGGAGGTGACGTCGACGAAGCGCTCCAGCAGCGTCATGCCCTTGGGCGTGTGCCGGACCTCCGGGTGAAACTGCAGACCGTAGAGCCGCCTGGAGGCGTCCTCCATGGCGGCCAGCGCGCCGCTCTCCGTGGTGGCCGTGGCCGTGAAGCCCGCGGGCAGCCGCGTGACGCTGTCGCCGTGGCTCATCCAGGCCATGAACTCGCCCTCCACCCCCTCGAACAGCATCCCGCCGAGGCCAGAGAGCGCCACCTTGCCGTACTCCTTCACGCCGCCGGTACCGACGGCGCCGCCAAGTTCCTTGGCCATGAGCTGCATGCCGTAACACACTCCCAGGACGGGGAGACCCTGCTCGAGGAGCCCTGGTGCGAGGCCGGGCGCGCCCACGTCGTCGACGCTGTTCGGGCCGCCCGACAGGATCACCCCGGCCGGGGCATGGGCAAGGATCTCGTCCAGGGAGCTGCCGGCGGGCACGAGGATGGAGAGCACGCGCAGCTCGCGCAAGCGGCGGGTGATCAGATGGCTGAACTGT encodes:
- the guaA gene encoding glutamine-hydrolyzing GMP synthase — translated: MPESIVVVDYGSQFSHLITRRLRELRVLSILVPAGSSLDEILAHAPAGVILSGGPNSVDDVGAPGLAPGLLEQGLPVLGVCYGMQLMAKELGGAVGTGGVKEYGKVALSGLGGMLFEGVEGEFMAWMSHGDSVTRLPAGFTATATTESGALAAMEDASRRLYGLQFHPEVRHTPKGMTLLERFVDVTSVARDWTPAGILDSAVAQVREQVGAERVLLGISGGVDSTTLGLLLHRAIGEQLVAVFVDHGLLRLGEALEVEGALRALGVNLHVIDASARFVSALAGVTDPETKRKIIGREFIELFSREARNLQAEAGPIRFLAQGTLYPDVIESAGVPGAANIKSHHNVGGLPADLEFELVEPFRKLFKDEVREVAERLGLPPHLRDRHPFPGPGLAVRIIGEVTNERLDVLRRVDDLFISALREFDLYHDTWQAFAVLTPLKSVGVMGDGRTYANTVALRAVSSVDGMTADWTRLPHEFLATVANRIVNKVPEVNRVVYDITSKPPATIEWE